One region of Xylanimonas ulmi genomic DNA includes:
- the hemB gene encoding porphobilinogen synthase — translation MRRLVAENRLHAADLVLPLFVKEGVTAPVPISSMPGQVQHTEESLRDAVADAARAGLGGVMLFGVPAVRDAVGSQADAPDGVLQRAIRIAREAIAEVEGATGRPGPVVMADTCLDEFTDHGHCGVLVSTGSTTGAGSTGGGGSTSGGGSTSGGGPTDSAGGGVEVDNDATLERYAAMAVAQARAGAEVVAPSGMMDGQVAVIRDALDDAGFTGVSILAYSAKYASPFYGPFREAVDSALQGDRRTYQMDAANGREGLREADLDLAEGADMVMVKPAGSYLDVLRGVADRSDVPVAAYQVSGEYAMIEAAAANGWIDRRASVLESVLGIKRAGADIILTYWATEIADWIKEA, via the coding sequence ATGCGGCGGCTCGTCGCCGAGAACCGGCTGCACGCGGCCGACCTGGTGCTGCCGCTGTTCGTCAAGGAGGGCGTGACCGCGCCCGTGCCGATCTCCTCGATGCCCGGGCAGGTGCAGCACACCGAGGAGTCGCTGCGCGACGCCGTCGCCGACGCGGCGCGCGCGGGGCTGGGCGGGGTGATGCTGTTCGGCGTCCCCGCAGTGCGCGACGCCGTCGGCTCGCAGGCCGACGCGCCCGACGGCGTGCTGCAGCGCGCCATCCGCATCGCGCGCGAGGCGATCGCCGAGGTGGAGGGCGCGACCGGGCGCCCCGGGCCCGTGGTCATGGCCGACACGTGCCTCGACGAGTTCACCGACCATGGGCACTGCGGGGTGTTGGTCTCGACAGGATCGACCACCGGGGCAGGCTCGACCGGCGGGGGCGGCTCGACCAGCGGGGGCGGCTCGACCAGCGGGGGCGGCCCGACCGACTCGGCTGGCGGGGGCGTCGAGGTCGACAACGACGCGACGCTCGAGCGCTACGCCGCCATGGCCGTCGCGCAGGCCCGGGCCGGCGCCGAGGTCGTGGCGCCCAGCGGCATGATGGACGGCCAGGTCGCCGTGATCCGCGACGCGCTCGACGACGCCGGGTTCACGGGAGTGTCGATCCTCGCCTACTCGGCCAAGTACGCGAGCCCGTTCTACGGCCCGTTCCGCGAGGCCGTCGACAGCGCGCTCCAGGGCGACCGCCGCACGTACCAGATGGACGCCGCCAACGGCCGCGAGGGGCTGCGCGAGGCCGACCTCGACCTGGCCGAGGGCGCCGATATGGTCATGGTCAAGCCCGCGGGCTCCTACCTCGACGTGCTGCGCGGCGTGGCCGACCGCTCCGACGTGCCCGTGGCGGCGTACCAGGTCAGCGGCGAGTACGCGATGATCGAGGCCGCCGCGGCCAACGGCTGGATCGACCGGCGCGCGTCGGTGCTCGAGAGCGTGCTGGGCATCAAGCGCGCCGGGGCCGACATCATCCTCACGTATTGGGCGACCGAGATCGCCGACTGGATCAAGGAGGCCTGA
- the hemL gene encoding glutamate-1-semialdehyde 2,1-aminomutase: MSTPAATPTESGAVEANHAAFVRAQAAIPGGVNSPVRAYGSVGGDPRFLARAAGPYVYDVAGREYVDLVCSWGPALLGHAHPDVVEAVRSAAARGLSFGAPTVAEVELAEEIRRRVPAAERVRLVSTGTEATMTAIRLARGVTGRPLIVKFAGNYHGHVDALLAEAGSGVATLAMPGTAGVTAAAAAETLVLPYNDLAAVERAFAERGAQIAAVIVEASAANMGVVPPLPGFNAGLRRLTAAHGALLILDEVLTGFRVGPSGWWGLEGRADAGGYTPDLFTFGKVVGGGMPVAALGGPATVMSQLAPEGPVYQAGTLSGNPVAVAAGLATLRLADDAVYARVDAAARALSDAVGAALDAQGVAHRVQRAGSLFSVFFGPAAAADGVRDYADAQAQEAFRYRAFFHAMLDAGVNLPPSVFEAWFLSAAHDDDALGRVVDALPAAARAAAAATPE, from the coding sequence GTGAGCACGCCCGCCGCAACCCCCACCGAGTCCGGCGCCGTCGAGGCGAACCACGCCGCGTTCGTGCGCGCCCAGGCCGCCATCCCCGGCGGCGTCAACTCGCCCGTGCGCGCCTACGGCTCGGTGGGCGGCGACCCCCGCTTCCTGGCGCGCGCCGCCGGACCGTACGTGTACGACGTCGCCGGGCGCGAGTACGTCGACCTGGTCTGCTCGTGGGGTCCGGCGCTGCTGGGGCACGCGCACCCAGACGTGGTCGAGGCGGTGCGGTCCGCCGCGGCGCGCGGGCTGTCGTTCGGCGCCCCGACGGTGGCCGAGGTCGAACTGGCCGAGGAGATCCGCCGTCGGGTGCCCGCTGCCGAGCGCGTGCGCCTGGTCTCGACGGGCACCGAGGCGACCATGACGGCGATCCGGCTGGCGCGCGGCGTCACCGGCCGCCCCCTGATCGTGAAGTTCGCGGGCAACTACCACGGGCACGTCGACGCGCTGTTGGCCGAGGCCGGCTCGGGCGTCGCCACGCTCGCGATGCCCGGCACGGCGGGCGTGACGGCGGCGGCCGCCGCCGAGACGCTCGTGCTGCCCTACAACGACCTGGCCGCCGTCGAGCGGGCGTTCGCCGAGCGCGGCGCGCAGATCGCGGCCGTCATCGTCGAGGCCTCGGCCGCCAACATGGGCGTGGTGCCGCCGCTGCCCGGCTTCAACGCGGGCCTGCGCCGCCTGACGGCCGCGCACGGCGCGCTGCTGATCCTCGACGAGGTGCTCACGGGCTTCCGCGTGGGTCCGTCGGGCTGGTGGGGGCTGGAGGGCCGGGCCGACGCGGGCGGGTACACGCCTGACCTGTTCACGTTCGGCAAGGTCGTGGGCGGCGGCATGCCGGTCGCGGCGCTCGGCGGCCCCGCCACGGTGATGTCGCAGCTCGCGCCCGAGGGGCCCGTCTACCAGGCGGGCACGCTGTCGGGGAACCCCGTCGCGGTCGCCGCGGGCCTGGCGACGCTGCGCCTGGCCGACGACGCCGTCTACGCGCGCGTCGACGCCGCGGCCCGGGCGCTGTCGGACGCCGTCGGCGCCGCGCTGGACGCGCAGGGTGTGGCGCACCGCGTGCAGCGCGCCGGGTCGCTGTTCAGTGTGTTCTTCGGACCCGCCGCCGCGGCCGACGGCGTGCGCGACTACGCCGACGCCCAGGCGCAGGAGGCGTTCCGCTACCGCGCGTTCTTCCACGCGATGCTCGACGCGGGGGTCAACCTGCCGCCGTCGGTGTTCGAGGCGTGGTTCCTGTCGGCGGCGCACGACGACGACGCGCTGGGCCGCGTGGTCGACGCGCTGCCGGCGGCGGCTCGGGCGGCGGCCGCGGCGACCCCCGAGTGA
- the fdhA gene encoding formaldehyde dehydrogenase, glutathione-independent, producing MPGNKAVAYQGPGRVEVVDIDYPTFELTDGPGVNPANVGRKVPHGAILRTVATNICGSDQHMVRGRTTAPEGLILGHEITGEVVETGSDVEFVKVGDIVSVPFNIACGRCRNCKERQTGICLNVNPDRPGSAYGYVDMGGWVGGQAEFVLVPYADFNLLPFPDKDQALEKILDLTMLSDIFPTGFHGATTAGVGVGSTVYVAGAGPVGLAAAASAQLLGAAVVVVGDLNADRLAQARSFGCETIDVSAGPVEDQLEQLLGVPEVDCGVDAVGFEARGHGVEAAREMPATVLNGLMTVTRAGGALGIPGLYVTGDPGAATQEAKVGSLSLRLGLGWAKSHAFTTGQCPVMKYHRGLMQAILHDKVAIAKAVNATPIPLDQAPQGYAEFDQGAARKYILDPNGYLGAAA from the coding sequence ATGCCAGGCAACAAAGCAGTCGCCTACCAGGGACCGGGACGCGTCGAGGTCGTCGACATCGACTATCCAACCTTCGAGCTCACCGATGGGCCGGGGGTCAACCCGGCGAACGTCGGCCGCAAGGTGCCGCACGGAGCCATCCTGCGCACCGTCGCGACCAACATCTGCGGCTCCGACCAGCACATGGTCCGCGGCCGCACCACCGCGCCCGAGGGACTCATCCTCGGCCATGAGATCACCGGCGAGGTCGTCGAGACCGGCTCCGACGTCGAGTTCGTGAAGGTGGGCGACATCGTCTCGGTGCCGTTCAACATCGCGTGCGGGCGGTGTCGCAACTGCAAAGAGCGGCAGACGGGAATCTGCCTCAACGTCAACCCCGACCGGCCCGGCTCGGCGTACGGGTACGTCGACATGGGCGGATGGGTCGGCGGGCAGGCGGAGTTCGTGTTGGTGCCCTACGCCGACTTCAACCTGCTGCCGTTCCCCGACAAGGACCAAGCGCTGGAGAAGATCCTTGACCTGACGATGCTGTCGGACATCTTCCCCACGGGTTTCCACGGAGCGACGACGGCGGGCGTCGGCGTCGGCTCGACGGTGTACGTCGCCGGGGCGGGCCCGGTGGGCCTGGCGGCTGCCGCGTCCGCGCAGCTCCTCGGCGCGGCCGTCGTCGTTGTGGGCGACCTCAACGCGGACCGGCTCGCGCAGGCGCGCTCGTTCGGCTGCGAGACCATCGACGTCTCGGCGGGTCCGGTCGAGGACCAGCTGGAGCAGCTCCTCGGCGTGCCCGAGGTCGACTGTGGTGTGGACGCCGTCGGCTTCGAGGCGCGCGGGCATGGCGTCGAGGCGGCGCGAGAGATGCCCGCGACGGTGCTCAACGGGCTCATGACCGTGACCCGCGCGGGAGGCGCGCTCGGCATCCCCGGTCTGTACGTCACGGGTGACCCCGGCGCCGCGACGCAGGAGGCCAAGGTGGGATCGCTGTCGCTGCGGCTCGGCCTGGGTTGGGCCAAATCTCACGCGTTCACCACGGGGCAGTGCCCGGTGATGAAGTACCACCGGGGCCTGATGCAGGCGATCCTGCATGACAAGGTCGCGATCGCGAAGGCCGTCAACGCGACGCCGATCCCGCTCGACCAGGCGCCTCAGGGTTACGCCGAGTTCGACCAGGGAGCGGCCCGCAAGTACATCCTGGACCCGAACGGCTACCTGGGCGCGGCGGCCTGA
- a CDS encoding GAF domain-containing protein yields the protein MVTLPHVQAPPTPAELSALLRASWARSRPLPRTRATPRRALSDDEAARRLRAGPLCPHLAVIETLLAPTVRDEGLVLVVADPRGRVLAVHGSSDARRRAGNAGVRAGYDWSERVVGTSGLGTAVAAGRPVRVCGAEHWARLDPPLTCWAVPVRGASGDLVGVLDLSGSPSAERGNELALLVAAAAAVEARVAIDRPEPTAATDDESPSQLDVIARRHAVLRTARGELSLSARHSEIALLLATRPEGLTADDLAHELERAGRDPAVVRAEMRRLRAALAPLAGRESVRPRPYRFRRRPTTDAARVVSLVRSGRLGEAVRAHAGGVLPWSTAPGVETVRREVALRLRTAVGEAGEPHLLLELARCPENRQDASLWGAVVAAFAPGSPPRQEALAAIERIDSELRD from the coding sequence GTGGTCACGCTGCCGCACGTCCAGGCTCCACCCACGCCTGCCGAACTGTCGGCGCTCCTGCGCGCCTCATGGGCCCGGTCACGACCGCTCCCGCGCACCCGTGCGACGCCTCGGCGCGCGCTGTCCGACGACGAGGCCGCTCGCCGACTGCGGGCGGGACCGCTCTGCCCCCACCTGGCGGTCATCGAGACACTGCTGGCGCCCACGGTGCGTGACGAGGGACTCGTGCTCGTGGTCGCCGACCCCCGCGGGCGCGTGCTCGCCGTCCACGGGTCTAGCGACGCGCGTCGTCGCGCGGGGAACGCCGGGGTGCGTGCGGGGTACGACTGGTCGGAGCGCGTCGTGGGCACCAGCGGGCTGGGCACTGCGGTGGCAGCGGGCCGACCGGTGCGGGTCTGCGGAGCCGAGCACTGGGCACGGCTCGATCCGCCGCTGACGTGCTGGGCCGTCCCGGTGCGGGGCGCCAGCGGCGACCTCGTCGGGGTGCTCGACCTCTCCGGGTCGCCGAGTGCGGAACGAGGCAACGAACTCGCCCTGCTGGTTGCGGCGGCGGCCGCCGTCGAGGCCCGGGTGGCGATCGACCGCCCAGAGCCGACGGCGGCCACGGACGACGAGAGCCCGAGTCAACTCGACGTCATCGCCCGGCGCCACGCGGTGCTGCGCACGGCGCGCGGCGAGCTCAGCCTCAGCGCGAGGCACAGCGAGATCGCGCTGCTGCTTGCGACGCGCCCCGAGGGCCTGACCGCCGACGACCTCGCGCACGAACTCGAGCGCGCCGGGCGCGATCCCGCCGTCGTGCGGGCCGAGATGCGCCGCCTACGGGCCGCGCTCGCCCCGCTCGCCGGTCGTGAGTCGGTGCGGCCCCGGCCCTACCGGTTCCGGCGGCGGCCGACGACGGACGCGGCTCGTGTCGTGTCGCTGGTGCGGTCGGGGCGGCTCGGAGAGGCGGTGCGTGCGCATGCCGGTGGCGTGCTGCCCTGGTCGACCGCGCCGGGGGTCGAGACGGTGCGGCGTGAGGTCGCACTGCGCCTGCGCACCGCCGTCGGTGAGGCGGGCGAGCCCCACCTGCTGCTCGAACTGGCGCGCTGCCCTGAGAACCGTCAAGACGCCTCGCTCTGGGGCGCCGTGGTCGCCGCGTTCGCGCCAGGATCACCGCCTCGGCAGGAGGCGCTCGCGGCCATCGAGCGCATCGACAGCGAGTTGCGGGACTGA
- a CDS encoding AMIN-like domain-containing (lipo)protein translates to MRTRTRLATTTSILAAVLLVAGCGARPDHGPDARSVQTAAATSGDDVERDADAASRAAVDIAPLQTDADAWWWLDSAPSDDAALTPIGAHAETHDGVDRLVLDLTGTGAPGWSVEHVETATDEESGYRVDVAADQYVLLRLAGMAPPIDENGQSTQLDPQVLDVGGPALGQVAIRPWFGGVVNVFLGVRGDADPAITVAFDAAALRLTVDVAHP, encoded by the coding sequence ATGCGCACCCGAACCCGGCTCGCCACGACCACGTCGATCCTCGCCGCCGTGCTCCTCGTGGCCGGATGCGGCGCCCGCCCCGACCACGGCCCTGACGCCCGCTCCGTGCAGACGGCCGCAGCGACGTCGGGCGACGACGTCGAGCGCGACGCCGACGCGGCCTCACGCGCCGCGGTGGACATCGCGCCGCTCCAGACCGACGCCGACGCCTGGTGGTGGCTCGACTCGGCGCCCAGCGACGACGCGGCGCTCACGCCCATCGGCGCGCACGCCGAGACGCACGACGGCGTCGACCGCCTCGTCCTCGACCTCACGGGAACCGGCGCGCCCGGGTGGAGCGTCGAGCACGTGGAGACCGCGACCGACGAGGAGTCCGGCTACCGCGTCGATGTGGCCGCAGACCAGTATGTCCTGCTGCGCCTGGCCGGAATGGCGCCACCGATCGACGAGAACGGGCAGTCGACGCAACTCGACCCGCAGGTCCTCGACGTCGGCGGCCCGGCGCTCGGCCAGGTGGCGATCCGCCCGTGGTTCGGGGGCGTCGTCAACGTCTTCCTCGGCGTCAGGGGCGACGCCGATCCGGCGATCACCGTCGCGTTCGACGCCGCCGCGCTCCGCCTCACGGTCGACGTCGCCCACCCCTGA
- a CDS encoding metal-sensitive transcriptional regulator, whose protein sequence is MTESTHDAPHGYASDKDAYLKRMRRIEGQVRGIARMIDEDVYCIDILTQVSAVTKALQAVSIALVEDHLGHCVVDAARKSPDAGAEKVHEAAEAISRLVRS, encoded by the coding sequence ATGACCGAGTCCACCCACGACGCGCCACACGGCTACGCCTCCGACAAGGACGCCTACCTCAAGCGCATGCGCCGCATCGAAGGCCAGGTGCGCGGCATCGCCCGAATGATCGACGAAGACGTGTACTGCATCGACATCCTCACGCAGGTGTCGGCGGTCACCAAGGCGCTGCAGGCCGTGAGCATCGCGCTCGTCGAGGACCACCTCGGCCACTGCGTCGTCGACGCCGCCCGCAAGTCGCCGGACGCCGGCGCCGAGAAGGTGCACGAGGCCGCCGAGGCCATCAGCCGCCTCGTGCGCAGCTGA
- a CDS encoding heavy-metal-associated domain-containing protein, which produces MTTLTTLSVTGMTCQHCVAAVTRELKAVDGVGNLTVELRAGDASVVSVHSASPLDEAALREAIAEAGYDVAKVDVLEDALAAQMTERSDQYRATGTRSAEPERAGHAHAHAHGGGHGGGHGQGGCGGGSCGCGGKGRQGLGVGLPIVPLG; this is translated from the coding sequence ATGACCACCCTCACCACCCTGTCCGTGACCGGCATGACCTGCCAGCACTGCGTCGCGGCCGTCACACGCGAGCTCAAGGCCGTCGACGGCGTCGGGAACCTCACCGTCGAACTGCGCGCGGGCGACGCGTCCGTCGTCTCGGTCCACTCGGCCTCCCCGCTCGACGAGGCCGCGCTGCGCGAGGCGATCGCCGAGGCCGGCTACGACGTCGCCAAGGTCGACGTGCTCGAGGACGCGCTCGCGGCCCAGATGACCGAGCGCTCGGACCAGTACCGCGCGACCGGCACGCGGTCGGCCGAGCCGGAGCGCGCCGGGCACGCCCACGCGCACGCCCACGGTGGCGGCCACGGTGGCGGCCACGGGCAGGGCGGCTGCGGCGGCGGCTCGTGCGGCTGCGGCGGCAAGGGCCGCCAGGGCCTGGGCGTCGGCCTGCCGATCGTCCCCCTGGGCTGA
- a CDS encoding heavy metal translocating P-type ATPase: MSTDTLSPQPVREVDLAVTGMTCASCVARVERKLAKLPGVVATVNLPLESAHVVLTAEVDDAALIAAVEAAGYEAEVTDSRPAPGAEAPPSDTASAADRAQASHGPTHDLPEAVRPTGHRGYAGDIDLHGRDLLRRLWVAAVLSVPVVAISMIMSWHFPGWGWVVGVLALPVATWAGWPFHKAAFRAARHGAATMDTLVSIGVIAAVIWSWVEVVRGREHGVYFEVAAVVVTFLLAGRFAEHRSRRRAGDALRTLLALGAKDAERVALTDDGAPRRRADGAWDTTSVPIEDLRVGEVFAVRPGATVATDGVVVDGASAVDTSLVTGEPVPVDVTAGDAVVGGTVNSSGHLLVRATRVGAETTLARIGRLVAQAQTGKAPIARLGDRISAVFVPVVIALSIATLVGWLLATGDVDHAFTAAVAVLIIACPCALGLATPTAILVGTGRGAQLGVLIKGPEILERTRTIDTVVLDKTGTVTQGRMALEHVTPSTGVDADEALRYAAAVEALSEHPIAQAIAAAPALAAEAAAALAAAPTGSGALTAPTSRVTAPAAPETVPLEVSGFVATPGGGVEGVVRVAHAGLSPLGAGNARRVVVGRVTWLASQGVTVPDDVASAVDDAERGGATTVVIAWDGAARAVLELRDPAKPTSAQAVAELRDLGLRPVLLTGDSEGAARAAAAAVGIDPADVVARVLPEEKAAAVERLQREGRVVAMVGDGVNDAAALATADLGLAMGTGTDVAMEAGDITLVRGDLRAAASAVRLSRATLRIIKQNLFWAFAYNVAAIPLAAAGVLNPMIAGAAMAASSVLVVANSLRLRRAT; the protein is encoded by the coding sequence ATGAGCACCGACACCCTCTCCCCCCAGCCCGTGCGCGAGGTCGACCTCGCCGTCACCGGGATGACCTGCGCGTCCTGCGTGGCGCGCGTCGAGCGCAAGCTCGCGAAGCTGCCCGGCGTCGTCGCCACCGTCAACCTGCCGCTGGAGAGCGCCCACGTGGTGCTCACCGCCGAGGTCGACGACGCCGCGCTGATCGCCGCCGTCGAGGCCGCCGGCTACGAGGCCGAGGTCACCGACTCACGCCCCGCCCCGGGCGCCGAGGCGCCGCCGTCGGACACTGCGAGCGCCGCAGACCGCGCGCAGGCCTCGCACGGGCCCACCCACGACCTACCCGAGGCCGTCCGCCCCACAGGCCACCGCGGCTACGCGGGCGACATCGACCTGCACGGGCGCGACCTGCTGCGCCGCCTGTGGGTCGCCGCCGTGCTCTCCGTGCCCGTCGTGGCGATCTCGATGATCATGTCGTGGCACTTCCCCGGCTGGGGCTGGGTGGTCGGCGTCCTCGCGCTGCCCGTGGCGACCTGGGCGGGCTGGCCGTTCCACAAGGCCGCGTTCCGCGCCGCCCGGCACGGCGCCGCGACCATGGACACGCTCGTGTCGATCGGCGTCATCGCCGCGGTCATCTGGTCGTGGGTCGAGGTGGTCCGCGGGCGCGAGCACGGCGTCTACTTCGAGGTCGCGGCCGTCGTCGTCACGTTCCTGCTCGCCGGCCGCTTCGCCGAGCACCGCTCGCGCCGCCGCGCCGGGGACGCGCTGCGCACCCTGCTCGCGCTGGGCGCAAAGGACGCCGAGCGCGTGGCCCTCACCGACGACGGCGCCCCGCGCCGCCGCGCCGACGGCGCCTGGGACACCACGAGCGTGCCCATCGAGGACCTGCGCGTGGGCGAGGTCTTCGCCGTGCGGCCCGGCGCGACCGTCGCGACCGACGGCGTCGTCGTGGACGGCGCCTCCGCCGTCGACACCTCCCTGGTGACCGGCGAGCCCGTGCCCGTGGACGTCACGGCAGGCGACGCCGTCGTGGGTGGCACGGTCAACTCCTCGGGCCACCTGCTGGTGCGCGCCACCCGTGTGGGCGCCGAGACCACGCTGGCCCGCATCGGCCGCCTCGTGGCGCAGGCCCAGACGGGCAAGGCCCCGATCGCACGCCTCGGCGACCGCATCTCGGCGGTCTTCGTGCCCGTGGTCATCGCCCTGTCGATCGCGACCCTCGTGGGCTGGCTGCTGGCGACGGGCGACGTCGACCACGCGTTCACGGCCGCCGTCGCGGTGCTCATCATCGCGTGCCCCTGCGCGCTGGGCCTGGCGACGCCGACCGCGATCCTGGTGGGCACCGGCCGTGGCGCGCAGCTCGGCGTGCTCATCAAGGGCCCCGAGATCCTGGAGCGCACGCGCACCATCGACACCGTAGTGCTCGACAAGACCGGCACCGTGACCCAGGGGCGCATGGCCCTGGAGCACGTGACGCCGTCGACCGGCGTCGACGCCGACGAGGCGCTGCGCTACGCCGCGGCGGTCGAGGCGCTCAGCGAGCACCCCATCGCCCAGGCGATCGCCGCCGCCCCGGCGCTGGCCGCCGAGGCCGCGGCCGCGCTCGCCGCCGCCCCCACGGGGTCGGGCGCCCTCACGGCGCCCACATCACGGGTCACGGCGCCCGCCGCGCCCGAGACGGTCCCGCTGGAGGTCTCCGGGTTCGTCGCGACGCCGGGCGGCGGCGTCGAGGGCGTCGTGCGCGTCGCGCACGCGGGCCTGTCCCCGTTGGGCGCGGGCAACGCGCGCCGCGTCGTCGTCGGCCGCGTCACGTGGCTGGCCTCCCAGGGCGTCACGGTGCCCGACGACGTCGCCTCCGCCGTCGACGACGCCGAGCGCGGCGGGGCCACCACCGTCGTCATCGCCTGGGACGGCGCGGCGCGTGCGGTGCTGGAGCTGCGCGACCCCGCCAAGCCGACGTCGGCGCAGGCCGTCGCCGAGCTGCGCGACCTCGGGCTGCGGCCCGTGCTGCTGACCGGCGACAGCGAGGGCGCGGCGCGCGCCGCGGCGGCCGCCGTCGGGATCGACCCCGCCGACGTCGTCGCGCGCGTGCTGCCCGAGGAGAAGGCCGCGGCGGTCGAGCGGCTGCAGCGCGAGGGACGCGTCGTGGCGATGGTCGGTGACGGCGTCAACGACGCCGCGGCGCTGGCGACCGCCGACCTCGGGCTCGCGATGGGCACGGGCACGGACGTCGCGATGGAGGCCGGCGACATCACGCTGGTGCGCGGCGACCTGCGCGCGGCCGCGAGCGCCGTGCGCCTGAGCCGCGCGACGCTGCGGATCATCAAGCAGAACCTGTTCTGGGCGTTCGCCTACAACGTCGCCGCGATCCCGCTGGCCGCCGCCGGCGTCCTCAACCCCATGATCGCGGGAGCCGCCATGGCCGCCAGCTCCGTCCTCGTCGTCGCCAACTCCCTCCGCCTCCGCCGCGCCACCTAA
- a CDS encoding CPBP family intramembrane glutamic endopeptidase, with the protein MRGRRGVVWEIWILLGLSLGKAGVYALVNIAGRLTQGTPLADQTATLNPSQSPRPLLDLTYQLLTIGFTLVPVALAVYLLAIRRGAPPVTRAIGLDWHLRGRDAFDPDVAAPLPAPSHAASHASSPASGSPPVLASGRRRRDVGWGFALAAAIGVPGLAFYAAGRLLGITVSVQASALDDRWWTVPVLVLAALQNGALEEVIVVAYLFERTRDLGWSPTDRIDWRFLASSALLRGSYHLYQGFGPFLGNVVMGVVFAWWYRSRWGRRRVLPLVIAHTLLDVVAFVGYALIPAGWREALGIT; encoded by the coding sequence GTGCGGGGGCGGCGGGGGGTTGTCTGGGAGATCTGGATCCTGCTGGGGCTCAGCCTCGGGAAAGCCGGGGTGTACGCGCTCGTCAACATCGCCGGGCGCCTGACCCAGGGCACGCCGCTCGCCGACCAGACGGCCACGCTCAACCCCTCGCAGTCACCGCGGCCCCTCCTCGACCTGACCTATCAGCTCCTGACCATCGGGTTCACGCTCGTCCCGGTGGCGCTGGCCGTCTACCTGCTCGCGATCCGCCGCGGCGCCCCGCCCGTCACCCGCGCCATCGGCCTGGACTGGCACCTGCGCGGGCGCGACGCCTTCGACCCCGACGTCGCCGCGCCTCTCCCCGCGCCCAGTCACGCGGCCAGTCACGCCTCCAGCCCCGCCTCCGGCTCCCCGCCCGTTCTCGCGTCCGGCCGACGACGGCGCGACGTCGGGTGGGGCTTCGCGCTCGCCGCCGCGATCGGCGTGCCAGGCCTCGCGTTCTACGCCGCCGGGAGGCTGCTCGGCATCACCGTGTCGGTGCAGGCCTCCGCGCTCGACGACCGCTGGTGGACCGTCCCCGTGCTGGTGCTCGCGGCCCTGCAGAACGGGGCGCTCGAAGAGGTCATCGTGGTGGCCTATCTGTTCGAGCGCACGCGCGACCTGGGCTGGTCGCCCACAGACCGGATCGACTGGAGGTTCCTGGCCTCCAGCGCGCTGCTGCGCGGCAGCTACCACCTGTACCAGGGGTTCGGGCCGTTCCTCGGCAACGTGGTCATGGGCGTCGTGTTTGCGTGGTGGTACCGGTCGCGGTGGGGACGACGCCGCGTGCTGCCGCTGGTGATCGCGCACACGCTGCTCGACGTCGTCGCCTTCGTGGGGTACGCGCTGATTCCCGCGGGGTGGCGGGAGGCGCTCGGGATCACGTAG